The proteins below are encoded in one region of Triticum aestivum cultivar Chinese Spring chromosome 1B, IWGSC CS RefSeq v2.1, whole genome shotgun sequence:
- the LOC123087497 gene encoding BTB/POZ and MATH domain-containing protein 2, with protein sequence CTLNTTLKHHKLEYRSLNPLWHRPCRCRLISALRGAGRQQLSTGTIVATTQVTGSYLLRIDGCTLKTAPNGTLVKSGTFGVGGHDWRIKCYPNGEKGYDGWLSLYLEHASHSKTGDARACVRMSILDHAGKPWRTKGNTEAKGVKYSSSSSTCRGWGSFMETKDLDKEKRFKDDGVSILCDVAVYDTRAANYRAGLTPTGTVVPPSELHQQLAVVLWESKEGVDVEIEAGGETFAAHRWMLAARSPTFKAELALTTATNMLHIDGMDAAVFKAMLHFIYTDTLPKEVELATMAKPLLVAADKYKLERLKLICEEELCGHIGVHSVVAAMLALAEQNCCRVLKEACTQFLSEPGNLKAAMATSDFEQLKTGCHHALMELVMKQYITATEA encoded by the coding sequence TGCACCCTAAACACAACCCTTAAACATCACAAGCTTGAGTATCGATCGCTCAATCCACTCTGGCATCGACCATGTCGATGTCGGCTTATCTCTGCTCTCCGTGGCGCCGGCCGTCAGCAGCTCTCCACCGGCACCATTGTCGCAACCACGCAGGTTACCGGTTCCTATTTGCTCAGGATCGACGGGTGCACACTGAAGACGGCCCCCAACGGCACGCTGGTCAAGTCAGGTACCTTCGGCGTCGGCGGCCACGACTGGCGCATCAAGTGCTACCCGAACGGCGAGAAGGGTTACGACGGCTGGCTCTCCCTCTATCTCGAGCACGCCAGCCATAGCAAGACCGGCGACGCAAGGGCTTGTGTCCGCATGAGCATACTGGACCACGCCGGGAAGCCATGGCGCACCAAAGGTAATACCGAAGCCAAAGGCGTTAAATATTCGAGCTCGAGCTCAACGTGCCGGGGCTGGGGAAGCTTCATGGAGACCAAAGACCTGGACAAGGAGAAGCGGTTCAAGGATGACGGCGTGTCCATCCTATGCGACGTCGCCGTCTACGACACGCGCGCTGCCAACTACCGCGCCGGGCTCACGCCCACGGGTACCGTGGTGCCCCCGAGCGAGCTGCACCAGCAGCTCGCGGTGGTCCTGTGGGAGTCCAAGGAGGGGGTGGACGTGGAGATCGAGGCCGGCGGGGAGACCTTCGCGGCGCACAGGTGGATGCTCGCCGCCCGGTCGCCCACCTTCAAGGCGGAGCTCGCGCTGACTACCGCAACGAACATGCTacacatcgacggcatggatgctGCAGTCTTCAAGGCCATGCTTCACTTCATCTACACGGACACGCTGCCGAAGGAGGTAGAGCTGGCGACGATGGCGAAGCCGCTGCTCGTGGCGGCGGACAAGTACAAGCTCGAGAGGCTGAAGCTGATCTGCGAGGAGGAGCTGTGCGGGCACATCGGCGTGCATTCGGTGGTGGCCGCCATGCTGGCGCTGGCGGAACAGAACTGTTGCCGCGTGCTCAAGGAGGCTTGCACGCAGTTCCTCTCTGAGCCCGGGAATCTGAAAGCAGCCATGGCGACATCTGATTTTGAGCAGCTGAAGACGGGTTGCCACCATGCTCTTATGGAGCTCGTCATGAAGCAGTATATTACCGCGACAGAAGCATAG